CAGGCTGTGCCTAATGTTGCGACCATTGACAAAGAGAATTGCATCGAGTGCATGATGTGTGTGAAGACCTGCAAGGCAAAGGCTATTGATTTTGACATCAAAGATGAGACCGTTGAGATCAATGCAGGCTCTGTCATTCTTGCCACCGGATATAGACTTCTAGACCCTGCCTCCGTTCCCGAATATGGCTATGGCCGCTTTCCAAATGTGGTGACCGCGCTTGAGTACGAGCGAATGGTCTCGGCCAGTGGTCCAACTGGCGGTATTGTCATGCGCCCCTCTGATGGCCGTGAGCCACACAGGATCGTCTTCATTCAATGTGTTGGTTCAAGGGATGTAAATCACTGTGCATATTGCTCCCGGATCTGCTGCACCTATGCTACGAAAGAGGCCATCATCACAAAGGAGCATACACCAGAGGTCCATATTGATATTCTCTACAACGATCTCCGCGCCTTTGGTAAGGGGTTCGAGGAGTTCCTTGTGCGTGGTGAGCAAGAGTATGGTATCCAATATATCAAGGGCCTCCCCAGTGAGATTCAGGAAGACCCCGCCACGCATGATCTGATCGTCCGACATAGCGATGCCAAAGGTCACAAGGTATTGCAAGATCGCTACGACCTAGTAGTTCTGTGTCCTGCGATGGTCCCTAACGAGAATTCGGACCTCTTTGAGAAGATTGGCATCAGGACTGATCAGTATGGTTTTGTGGGTGGTGCTGGTGGCACTATCGAGTCTGTCCGCACAGAGGTCCCCGGGATCTATATGGCAGGTGCTATGAATGCGCCCAAGGACATCCCTGACTCGGTCGCTCATGCCAGCGCGGCAGCTGCACTTGCAGTCCTCGACATCACGCTTCCGGAAAAAACCGTGACCGAACAGATCACAGAGGACGACCTCACCTCTATGGCCGCAGAACCTCGGATCGGTGTCATCATCTGTTCATGTGGTATCAACATTGCGGGCGTAGTGGATGTTGCTGAGGTCACCAAATATGCTTCAACTCTGCCAAATGTTGTCTATGCAGAGAATCTGTTGTATTCATGTTCCTCCGACGCCCAAGAGGTCATTAAAGAGGCCATCAAGGAGCATCAACTGACCCGACTCATTGTCGCTTCCTGTACTCCACGGACCCATGAGCCGCTCTTCCGTGCCACCATTGAGGAGGCGGGTCTTAACAAATATCTCTTCGAGATGGCCAACATCCGCGAGCATTGTTCTTGGGTCCATCAGACAGCCAAAGATGAAGCCACCGAGAAGGCAAAGGATCTCGTCAGGATGGCGGTTGCTCGGGCCCAGCTTCTTGAGCCACAAGAGGAGGCCGTCACCCCGGTCGAGCCGGCCGCTCTGGTCATTGGTGCAGGTGTGACGGGTATGTCGGCAGCAGAACTCATTGCTCAGAAGGGGTTCAAGGTCTACCTTGTGGAGAAGGAGAATCGGGTCGGAGGTCTGTTGAATCGTCTTGCCACTGTGAACTTTGACTTCACACCGACGAGTGAGATCATCGCAGACTTCGAATCACGCATTACAGGAGACCCGAACATAGAACTGCTTCTTGGTACCACGGTGATTGACGCAAAGGGTTCGATTGGCGACTTTGAGGTCACTCTTGCAACGGGTGGCAAGACTCGCGACGTGAAGGTCGGTGTTGTGATCGTTGCCACTGGTGCCGTTCCCTTGGAACAGACAGGGCTCTATGGTCTGCAGGAATTCCCCGAAGTGATGACCGAGCTGGAATTCAGCCAACGTGTGGCCTCTGATAGCGGGTTCAAGGACGGCGAGACCTTTGCTGTGATACACTGTGCGGGATCCCGCGAGGACGAGAGTCTTGAGGGCGCCAGGACATGGTGTTCCAGTATTTGTTGTATGGTGGCCATTGAGCATACCCTTGAGCTACTTGAGAAGTACCCTAACTCTCGGGTCTTTCACTTCTATCGAGACTTGAGGGTCTCGTATGATGCAGAGGACAAATACCGTGAGGCACGCAAGAAGGGAGTGGTCTTTGTCCGGTTTGACAAGGACTCGCCACCGGAGGTAAAGAAGGGCAAGTCTAAGTC
This Candidatus Thorarchaeota archaeon DNA region includes the following protein-coding sequences:
- a CDS encoding hydrogenase iron-sulfur subunit, translating into MAETATKPVVIVGAGITGIKAALDLAEMGVKVYLVEKDSSIGGHMSQLDKTFPTLDCSMCIMGPWMVDCSRHPNIEILTYAEVTDVTGQQGDFRVEVLKHTRRVDPEKCTGCGDCQRICPIEVPNEYDLGLKMRKAVYIPFPQAVPNVATIDKENCIECMMCVKTCKAKAIDFDIKDETVEINAGSVILATGYRLLDPASVPEYGYGRFPNVVTALEYERMVSASGPTGGIVMRPSDGREPHRIVFIQCVGSRDVNHCAYCSRICCTYATKEAIITKEHTPEVHIDILYNDLRAFGKGFEEFLVRGEQEYGIQYIKGLPSEIQEDPATHDLIVRHSDAKGHKVLQDRYDLVVLCPAMVPNENSDLFEKIGIRTDQYGFVGGAGGTIESVRTEVPGIYMAGAMNAPKDIPDSVAHASAAAALAVLDITLPEKTVTEQITEDDLTSMAAEPRIGVIICSCGINIAGVVDVAEVTKYASTLPNVVYAENLLYSCSSDAQEVIKEAIKEHQLTRLIVASCTPRTHEPLFRATIEEAGLNKYLFEMANIREHCSWVHQTAKDEATEKAKDLVRMAVARAQLLEPQEEAVTPVEPAALVIGAGVTGMSAAELIAQKGFKVYLVEKENRVGGLLNRLATVNFDFTPTSEIIADFESRITGDPNIELLLGTTVIDAKGSIGDFEVTLATGGKTRDVKVGVVIVATGAVPLEQTGLYGLQEFPEVMTELEFSQRVASDSGFKDGETFAVIHCAGSREDESLEGARTWCSSICCMVAIEHTLELLEKYPNSRVFHFYRDLRVSYDAEDKYREARKKGVVFVRFDKDSPPEVKKGKSKSLRIEVMDQVLGSQLGLDVDHVVLATALIPPTQNKVISEAFKVPLNTSGFFMEAHPKLRPVDCQTDGIYVAGTATAPKKIAESIVQGRGAAARALVPLINGIRKAEAIVSVVDPELCVGCGTCEVNCAYNAIEVVPGDGGHDYAVSNPVLCQGCGKCAAGCPSGAITMKHFTDDQILAQIHAALEDLPPTEPRIVTLVCNWCSYAGADNAGVARLQQPTTVRDIRVMCTGRLGVTHMLEAFRLGADMVWISGCHVGDCHYVDGNISFERRFNIARKIIEKAGLEPERLQFTHISASEGAIWAETVKQMSELVERLGPSPLRVR